The following proteins come from a genomic window of Maribacter sp. HTCC2170:
- a CDS encoding 2TM domain-containing protein, translating to MFAKEKNKTELNLEQHELLETAQERIKQKKKLYSHFVVFLIGSVFLILINKILKFGVEYDWFIWAITFWAFLFVMHVFNVFITQNFMGKDWERKQREKLVLKQKDRIAEIQKEIETDFPLSKINKKKL from the coding sequence ATGTTTGCTAAAGAAAAGAACAAAACTGAGTTGAATTTGGAACAACATGAACTGTTGGAAACTGCCCAGGAACGGATCAAACAAAAGAAAAAATTGTATTCGCATTTTGTGGTTTTTTTGATAGGAAGTGTTTTTTTAATACTTATCAATAAAATCTTAAAATTCGGGGTTGAATACGATTGGTTTATTTGGGCAATTACTTTTTGGGCCTTTTTGTTTGTGATGCATGTTTTCAACGTTTTTATCACACAAAATTTTATGGGTAAAGATTGGGAACGCAAGCAAAGGGAGAAGTTAGTCTTAAAACAAAAAGATAGAATCGCAGAAATACAAAAAGAGATAGAAACCGATTTTCCACTTTCGAAAATCAATAAAAAAAAACTTTAG
- a CDS encoding thymidylate synthase, with translation MKQYHDLLKQVLKDGCQKGDRTGTGTLSVFGHQMRFDLSEGFPMVTTKKLHLKSIVHELLWFLKGETNIAYLQENGVRIWNEWADEKGDLGPVYGHQWRNWNSEEIDQIKEVVHSLKNNPNSRRMLVSAWNPSVLPDTSKSFSENVGNGKAALPPCHAFFQFYVADGKLSCQLYQRSADIFLGVPFNIASYALFTMMMAQVCGYEPGEFIHAFGDAHIYNNHMEQVELQLSREPRPLPKMVINPEVKDIFDFKFDDFSLVDYNPHPHIKGVVAV, from the coding sequence ATGAAACAGTACCACGACTTACTAAAACAAGTTTTAAAGGATGGTTGCCAAAAAGGTGATCGAACAGGCACAGGAACCTTAAGCGTTTTTGGGCATCAAATGCGGTTTGATCTTAGCGAAGGGTTTCCTATGGTAACTACCAAAAAATTACACTTGAAGTCAATTGTACATGAACTACTATGGTTCTTAAAAGGCGAAACCAATATCGCCTATTTACAAGAAAATGGCGTTCGCATTTGGAATGAATGGGCCGATGAGAAAGGTGATTTGGGACCTGTTTACGGACATCAATGGCGTAATTGGAACAGCGAGGAAATTGACCAAATAAAAGAAGTTGTCCATTCACTAAAAAATAATCCAAATAGTAGAAGGATGTTGGTCTCTGCTTGGAATCCAAGCGTGCTTCCCGATACCTCAAAATCATTTTCAGAAAATGTGGGCAACGGAAAAGCCGCGCTCCCACCTTGTCATGCTTTCTTTCAATTTTATGTGGCAGACGGAAAATTATCTTGTCAGTTATATCAGCGTAGTGCCGATATCTTCTTAGGTGTTCCTTTTAATATTGCCTCCTATGCGCTATTCACAATGATGATGGCCCAAGTTTGTGGCTATGAACCCGGTGAATTCATCCACGCTTTCGGCGATGCGCACATTTACAACAATCACATGGAGCAAGTTGAACTTCAACTTAGTAGAGAACCTCGACCACTACCTAAGATGGTCATAAATCCCGAGGTAAAAGATATATTCGATTTTAAATTCGATGATTTTAGTTTAGTAGATTACAACCCACACCCTCATATTAAAGGAGTTGTGGCAGTATAA
- a CDS encoding DUF389 domain-containing protein, protein MSENLNDENNVPLSESASGEEVKKDIQGLLGSTKKFLSELLDIRKNTDQEATKEAIIADIPFKGHTSWILVCSIFIASVGLNANSTAVVIGAMLISPLMGPILGIGLSLAVNDVDTLRRSLKNFTVMVVLSVLTAYLFFAVFPLRDESSELLARTSPDIRDVLIAFFGGLALVIARAKKGTIASVIFGVAIATALMPPLCTVGFGLAIGNYDYAAGAMYLFSINTIFIALATFLVLKLLRFPMVRYVNSKKRRLIGRTASLFAILVMVPAGITFWGALQESLFRKQARSFIEEKVAPYQFEGSGRFMEDFTDIEFNDGENSIIELVFMGNETIPDNVIATWNKQKNEDDSFNRLKHTELQIIQGTKNEQLDQLKYVDQLYETQKTELLDKDARIKVLEEELGKLGRMSIPFGDISSEAKTNYENLESLGFAPTIKTDFNKLDTIPIFEVKWKRDAKRFQTVADTKKLHAWLKLRLKDSTIQLKEVIQD, encoded by the coding sequence ATGAGTGAAAATTTAAATGATGAAAATAACGTTCCCCTTAGTGAAAGCGCTAGTGGGGAAGAGGTGAAAAAAGACATCCAAGGACTTTTGGGTAGCACCAAGAAGTTTCTATCTGAACTTCTTGATATTCGAAAAAATACGGATCAAGAAGCTACCAAGGAAGCTATAATCGCTGATATACCTTTTAAGGGCCATACTTCATGGATCCTTGTTTGTTCAATTTTCATTGCTTCGGTGGGGTTGAATGCCAATTCGACTGCCGTAGTAATTGGTGCCATGCTAATTTCACCTTTAATGGGGCCAATTTTAGGCATTGGACTGTCTTTGGCAGTAAATGATGTGGATACCTTGCGAAGGTCTTTAAAAAACTTTACGGTCATGGTTGTTTTGAGCGTACTCACTGCCTATCTTTTTTTCGCTGTATTCCCATTACGAGATGAATCTTCTGAGTTGTTGGCAAGGACCTCGCCAGATATTCGGGATGTACTTATTGCTTTCTTTGGTGGTCTTGCACTTGTAATTGCAAGAGCAAAAAAAGGGACCATAGCTTCGGTTATTTTTGGGGTTGCAATTGCAACGGCCTTAATGCCGCCTCTATGTACTGTAGGCTTTGGACTCGCAATAGGTAATTATGACTATGCTGCGGGTGCAATGTATCTATTTAGTATCAATACCATTTTTATTGCCTTAGCTACATTTTTGGTTCTGAAATTACTGCGTTTCCCGATGGTTCGCTATGTGAATTCCAAAAAACGAAGGCTTATCGGAAGAACAGCCTCTTTATTTGCAATTTTGGTTATGGTGCCTGCGGGTATTACTTTTTGGGGTGCTCTACAAGAATCCCTGTTCAGAAAACAAGCACGGAGTTTCATTGAAGAAAAGGTTGCGCCATATCAATTCGAGGGTTCGGGAAGATTTATGGAGGACTTTACAGATATAGAATTCAATGATGGTGAAAATTCCATTATAGAATTGGTGTTCATGGGCAATGAAACTATACCAGACAATGTAATTGCCACTTGGAACAAACAAAAAAATGAAGATGATAGTTTTAATAGATTGAAGCATACTGAACTTCAGATTATCCAAGGAACCAAGAATGAGCAATTGGACCAGCTAAAATATGTAGATCAATTGTATGAGACGCAAAAGACCGAGTTGTTGGATAAGGATGCAAGAATAAAGGTTTTGGAAGAAGAACTGGGTAAACTGGGGAGAATGTCAATTCCTTTTGGTGATATAAGCTCTGAGGCCAAGACAAATTATGAGAATTTAGAATCTTTAGGTTTTGCTCCCACCATAAAGACAGATTTCAATAAACTTGATACGATTCCAATTTTTGAGGTTAAATGGAAACGAGATGCAAAAAGGTTCCAAACCGTAGCCGATACTAAAAAGTTGCATGCGTGGCTAAAACTCAGGTTAAAGGATAGTACAATTCAACTTAAGGAAGTAATTCAGGATTAA
- a CDS encoding bifunctional nuclease family protein → MSLVRLKIKGISYSQTQNGAYALILNEVDGDRKLPIVIGAFEAQSIAIALEKEIKPPRPLTHDLFKNFADRFDIVVKQVIIHKLVDGVFYSSIICERDKIEEIIDARTSDAIALALRFSAPIFTYKTILDKAGIFLKFSSKDSDKDENDDSIMVDEILQEGETVEIDTGATDAYTELTIDELKKELDKAVANEDYEKAAKLRDEISKRN, encoded by the coding sequence ATGAGTTTAGTAAGACTAAAAATAAAAGGAATATCGTATAGCCAGACACAAAACGGAGCTTACGCCCTTATATTGAATGAAGTTGATGGTGACCGAAAATTACCCATCGTTATTGGTGCTTTTGAGGCACAATCAATAGCCATTGCCTTGGAAAAGGAAATTAAACCTCCAAGACCTTTAACCCACGATCTTTTCAAGAATTTTGCAGATAGATTTGATATCGTCGTGAAACAGGTCATTATTCATAAATTGGTTGACGGTGTCTTTTATTCGAGCATTATATGTGAAAGGGATAAGATTGAAGAAATAATCGATGCAAGAACAAGTGATGCCATAGCTTTGGCTTTACGATTTAGCGCACCCATCTTTACTTATAAGACCATTTTGGATAAAGCAGGGATATTCTTGAAATTTTCCTCAAAGGATTCCGATAAGGATGAAAATGATGACAGCATAATGGTCGATGAAATTCTTCAGGAAGGCGAAACGGTAGAAATAGACACTGGAGCCACTGATGCTTATACCGAGTTAACCATTGACGAGTTAAAAAAAGAGCTTGATAAAGCGGTAGCAAATGAAGATTACGAAAAGGCCGCTAAGTTGAGGGATGAAATATCTAAACGGAATTAA
- a CDS encoding isoamylase early set domain-containing protein, with protein sequence MGIAKKYLKTKPVCKVTFTVPAEEAKKVSVVGDFNNWNPKGSTLKKLKNGTFKGTFDLPKESTYEYRYLVDGNYVNEAEADRYQWNDYAGTENAVLEL encoded by the coding sequence ATGGGAATTGCAAAAAAGTATTTGAAGACAAAGCCGGTCTGTAAGGTTACCTTTACCGTACCAGCAGAAGAAGCTAAAAAGGTGTCAGTTGTTGGGGATTTCAACAATTGGAACCCAAAAGGGAGCACCTTAAAGAAATTAAAAAACGGAACTTTTAAAGGAACGTTTGACCTTCCAAAAGAAAGTACCTATGAGTACAGGTATTTGGTTGATGGAAATTATGTAAACGAAGCTGAGGCTGATCGTTACCAATGGAATGATTATGCAGGGACTGAAAATGCGGTTCTAGAGCTTTAA
- a CDS encoding NupC/NupG family nucleoside CNT transporter: MQNKFWVFILTLACTLPVISQDLIPQDTISTVAETVIINDISPTNVTGIAPNEGFSVNSLWRGALGMLVLILISYFFSANRRGINWKTVGIGLSIQLVIAIGVLQVEFVKNLFEWIGSGFVELLEYTRAGSQFLFEGLVVDMDKFGYIFAFQVLPTIIFFSALTSVLYYLGVIQFIVKGLAWLLTRSLGISGAESLSIAGNIFLGQTEAPLLIKAYLEKMNKSEILLVMIGGMATVAGAVLAAYIGFLGGDDTEMRLYFAKHLLAASVMAAPGAIVISKMLYPQTEEINTEVTVSSEKIGSNILDAIANGTTEGLKLAVNVGAMLLVFVAFIAMINGILGGVGSFTGLNNWIALHSPYESFSLEAILGTVFAPLMWLIGVAKEDVMLMGQLLGIKLVASEFVGYIQLAQLKDIANASHFTFNKSVIMATYMLCGFANFASIGIQIGGIGSLAPGQRKTLSEFGMRAVLGGSLASLLSATIAGMILG; the protein is encoded by the coding sequence ATGCAAAATAAATTTTGGGTATTCATATTGACTCTCGCTTGTACTCTGCCTGTAATTTCCCAAGATTTAATACCTCAAGATACTATTTCCACCGTGGCCGAGACAGTCATAATAAATGACATTTCCCCAACAAATGTTACTGGTATAGCGCCAAATGAGGGATTCTCCGTAAACAGTCTTTGGAGAGGGGCCTTAGGTATGTTGGTCCTTATCTTAATATCATATTTTTTTAGCGCCAACAGAAGAGGCATCAATTGGAAAACTGTTGGTATTGGTTTAAGCATTCAATTGGTTATTGCCATTGGTGTACTTCAAGTTGAATTTGTCAAAAATCTTTTTGAATGGATTGGTAGTGGGTTTGTTGAATTACTGGAATACACTAGAGCAGGTAGTCAGTTTTTATTTGAAGGTCTAGTTGTTGACATGGACAAATTCGGATATATTTTTGCTTTTCAGGTATTGCCGACTATTATTTTCTTTTCCGCTTTAACTTCTGTTCTATATTATTTAGGTGTTATCCAATTCATTGTAAAAGGGTTAGCCTGGTTACTTACAAGATCACTAGGAATTTCGGGTGCAGAAAGTCTAAGTATTGCGGGCAATATTTTTCTAGGCCAAACAGAAGCTCCACTTCTAATAAAAGCCTATTTGGAGAAAATGAACAAGTCTGAAATACTACTTGTGATGATTGGAGGTATGGCCACTGTAGCTGGAGCAGTATTGGCGGCATATATAGGATTTTTAGGCGGTGATGATACGGAAATGAGGTTATATTTTGCCAAACATCTTTTAGCTGCTTCCGTTATGGCAGCTCCTGGCGCCATAGTAATATCTAAAATGCTGTATCCTCAGACTGAAGAAATCAACACTGAAGTAACTGTATCATCAGAAAAAATAGGTTCAAACATTTTAGATGCGATAGCAAATGGTACAACAGAAGGGTTAAAATTGGCCGTGAACGTAGGTGCTATGCTATTGGTCTTTGTCGCATTTATAGCCATGATCAATGGCATTTTAGGGGGTGTAGGTAGTTTCACTGGTTTAAACAATTGGATTGCCCTCCATTCTCCTTATGAATCATTCTCCTTAGAAGCCATTCTAGGAACAGTTTTCGCCCCATTAATGTGGTTAATTGGTGTAGCCAAAGAGGATGTTATGCTCATGGGGCAACTTCTCGGAATTAAGTTAGTGGCAAGTGAATTTGTGGGTTATATCCAATTAGCTCAATTAAAAGATATAGCCAATGCTTCACATTTCACTTTTAACAAGTCTGTGATTATGGCAACTTATATGTTATGTGGATTTGCAAACTTTGCATCAATCGGTATACAAATAGGCGGAATCGGTTCTTTGGCACCTGGACAACGTAAAACACTCTCCGAATTTGGAATGAGGGCCGTATTGGGTGGATCGTTAGCCTCTTTACTTTCTGCTACTATAGCAGGTATGATCTTAGGTTGA
- the murI gene encoding glutamate racemase: MSVDPIGIFDSGVGGTSIWKEINVQLPNENTVYFADSENAPYGEKSSEEIIQLSVKNTELLLGKGCKLIVVACNTATTNAIDHLRKNYDVPFIGIEPAIKPAALQSKSKTVGVLATKGTLTSSLFHSTSENHTNGITVIEQVGKGLVPLIEEGKINSKETRELLFSYIGPMLEKGIDYLVLGCTHYPYLIPVLNDLIPDHVKIIDSGEAVARQARAVLEQKKITNSSHNTAYHKFYTNAGVSVLKSFLEDVEGSLEISHLDF, from the coding sequence ATGAGTGTTGATCCCATAGGTATTTTTGATTCTGGTGTGGGTGGTACTTCCATTTGGAAAGAGATAAATGTCCAACTGCCAAATGAGAATACTGTTTATTTTGCGGATAGTGAAAATGCGCCGTATGGTGAAAAGTCTAGTGAAGAAATCATTCAATTAAGTGTCAAGAATACAGAGTTGCTATTGGGTAAAGGCTGCAAATTGATTGTGGTGGCATGTAACACTGCCACTACAAATGCCATTGATCACCTCAGGAAAAACTATGATGTGCCTTTTATTGGCATAGAACCAGCAATAAAACCAGCAGCGCTACAGTCCAAATCAAAAACTGTTGGCGTATTGGCGACAAAAGGTACGTTGACAAGTAGTCTTTTTCATAGTACTTCGGAAAATCACACCAATGGAATTACGGTTATTGAACAGGTAGGAAAAGGTCTAGTCCCATTAATTGAAGAAGGAAAGATAAACTCAAAAGAAACACGAGAACTACTTTTTTCCTACATTGGTCCCATGTTGGAAAAGGGAATTGACTATTTGGTATTGGGATGCACGCATTATCCTTATTTGATTCCGGTACTTAATGATTTAATACCAGATCATGTGAAAATAATAGACTCTGGAGAGGCGGTGGCACGACAAGCTAGGGCAGTTTTGGAACAAAAAAAAATAACGAATTCATCCCATAATACTGCGTATCATAAGTTTTATACAAATGCCGGTGTTTCTGTTTTAAAAAGTTTTTTGGAAGATGTTGAGGGAAGTTTAGAAATAAGTCATTTAGATTTTTAA
- a CDS encoding ABC transporter ATP-binding protein, with protein MIEVNDIHKSFGDAHILKGISTVFDKGKTNLVIGQSGSGKTVFLKCLLGLFSPDKGTISHDGKIYSELSTKEQRNLRQDMGMVFQGSALFDSMTVEGNVMFPLEMFTKQSQSEMQDRVDFVLKRVNLPDAHKKYPSELSGGMQKRVAIARAIVMKPTYLFCDEPNSGLDPKTAIIIDNLIQEITQEYDITTVVNTHDMNSVMEIGEKIIFLKHGIKEWEGTKDEIFRTDNEAVTNFVYSSELFKKVRQMYIEERN; from the coding sequence ATGATTGAAGTTAACGACATACACAAATCATTTGGAGATGCACATATCTTAAAGGGCATTAGCACCGTTTTTGACAAGGGTAAAACCAATTTGGTCATTGGTCAAAGTGGGTCTGGTAAAACCGTGTTCTTAAAATGCTTGTTGGGGCTTTTTAGTCCAGATAAAGGCACTATTAGCCATGACGGAAAAATATACTCTGAACTGTCGACCAAAGAACAACGAAATCTTCGTCAGGACATGGGAATGGTTTTTCAGGGAAGTGCTTTATTCGACTCAATGACTGTTGAAGGGAACGTAATGTTCCCATTGGAAATGTTTACCAAACAATCACAATCTGAAATGCAAGATCGTGTCGATTTTGTACTTAAAAGGGTTAACCTACCCGATGCACATAAAAAATATCCTTCTGAATTATCAGGTGGAATGCAAAAACGTGTTGCAATTGCACGCGCGATTGTAATGAAACCAACATACTTGTTTTGTGATGAACCCAATTCTGGTCTTGACCCCAAAACAGCCATTATTATTGACAATCTTATTCAGGAAATCACACAAGAATATGATATAACGACTGTTGTGAACACTCATGATATGAACTCCGTTATGGAAATTGGGGAAAAAATTATTTTTCTAAAACATGGAATTAAGGAATGGGAAGGCACAAAAGACGAAATCTTCAGAACCGATAATGAGGCGGTAACCAATTTTGTTTATTCCTCTGAATTGTTCAAGAAAGTTAGACAGATGTATATTGAGGAGCGTAATTAA
- a CDS encoding MlaE family ABC transporter permease, whose product MNYLASIGSYAIMIKEVFRKPTKWSIMRSLILKEIDELIFGSLGILIFISFFIGGVVAIQTALNITSELIPKNLVGFATRQSIILEFAPTFCSIIMAGKVGSYITSSIGTMRVTEQIDALEVMGVNALNYLVFPKIIALLLYPFIIAISMYVGIFGGWFAGVFGGFSTSADFVEGVQLDFIPFHVTYSFIKTLVFAFILATIPSYHGFYMKGGALEVGKAATTSFVWTSVVIIILNYILTQLLLG is encoded by the coding sequence ATGAATTATTTAGCATCAATTGGCAGCTATGCTATTATGATTAAAGAGGTTTTTAGAAAACCTACTAAATGGAGCATAATGAGGTCATTGATTCTTAAAGAGATTGATGAACTTATCTTTGGCTCTCTAGGCATCCTCATTTTTATTTCATTTTTTATTGGAGGGGTTGTAGCAATACAGACGGCCTTGAATATTACTAGCGAACTTATCCCAAAGAATTTGGTAGGGTTTGCAACAAGACAGTCGATAATTTTGGAATTCGCCCCTACCTTTTGTTCTATTATTATGGCTGGAAAAGTAGGTTCTTACATAACCAGTAGTATCGGTACCATGAGAGTGACCGAACAGATTGATGCACTAGAAGTTATGGGGGTTAACGCACTCAACTATTTGGTTTTTCCAAAAATAATAGCCTTGCTACTTTATCCTTTTATCATTGCTATTTCAATGTATGTTGGGATTTTTGGTGGCTGGTTTGCAGGTGTGTTTGGAGGTTTCAGTACTAGTGCGGACTTTGTTGAAGGCGTTCAATTGGATTTTATACCATTTCATGTAACCTATTCTTTTATCAAAACCTTGGTCTTTGCTTTTATTTTGGCAACAATACCCTCTTATCACGGATTTTATATGAAAGGCGGTGCATTAGAGGTTGGGAAGGCAGCAACTACCTCGTTCGTGTGGACAAGTGTTGTAATCATTATACTTAACTACATTCTAACACAACTGTTACTTGGCTAA
- a CDS encoding dihydrofolate reductase — protein MQTITMIAAVGENNALGKDNDLLWHLPDDFKRFKQLTTGHYIIMGRKTFESFPKPLPNRTHIIITRDENYKVEHPECRVVHSLENAIKLTKNDKNPFIIGGGEIYKQGEKFADKLEITRVHENFNADTYFPEVNENIWKLVESEYHPKNEKHKYDFTYLTYVRM, from the coding sequence GTGCAGACTATAACAATGATAGCGGCTGTTGGCGAAAACAATGCTTTGGGCAAAGACAACGATTTGCTTTGGCATTTGCCCGATGATTTTAAGCGATTTAAACAATTGACCACAGGTCATTATATAATCATGGGTAGAAAGACTTTTGAAAGCTTTCCAAAACCATTGCCCAACAGAACTCATATTATTATTACAAGAGATGAAAATTATAAAGTTGAACATCCTGAATGCAGGGTCGTACACTCGCTGGAAAATGCAATAAAACTGACCAAAAATGATAAAAATCCTTTCATTATCGGTGGCGGTGAAATCTATAAACAAGGAGAGAAATTTGCTGATAAATTAGAAATAACTAGGGTGCATGAAAATTTTAACGCTGACACTTATTTTCCGGAAGTGAATGAGAACATCTGGAAATTGGTTGAATCAGAATACCATCCTAAAAATGAAAAGCATAAATACGATTTTACGTATTTGACTTATGTTAGAATGTAA
- the pafA gene encoding alkaline phosphatase PafA has protein sequence MHKNYLPLLFVAFLLVFGNFEAVAQKKSKKDKSIENIDHLRTAPKLVVGIVVDQMRYDYLTLFWNHYGDDGFKRLVNKGFNCKNNHFNYAPTSTGPGHTSVYTGTTPSSHGIIGNNWYDKEMNAEVYCASDDDYKSIGTTSDAGKMSPHRMTVTTVTDQLKLHYQMRSKTIAIALKDRGAVLPGGHTANAAYWFHGANEGNWITSSFYMNELPKWVNDFNSSNAAEQYKKPWTTIGDINTYLESGLDNNKYEGLFDGQTAPTFPHDLPSLWNTNGKYDIIKATPYGNSITADFAIAAIDGENLGSDLIPDFLAVSFSSTDYVGHKYGVNSKEIQDTYIRLDRDLTRLFKALDKKVGENEYTVFLTADHAAIHVPAYLKDQRIPAGYHDWDALRAGLDEFLKYKYGTVDLIKNVSNYQVFLDHDVIDNLDMQIAEVQNEIASELIKNKDMDRVYTGQQMWQNEYTQGIPYILQNGYNQKRSGDVLMVLKPGVISYSITGSTHGSPQIYDTHSPLIFYGKGIRRGSTVERTEIPDIAPTISSLLGIAFPSGSTGKPISKVIK, from the coding sequence ATGCATAAGAATTATTTACCTCTCCTTTTTGTTGCTTTCCTTTTAGTTTTCGGCAATTTTGAGGCAGTTGCCCAGAAAAAATCGAAAAAAGATAAAAGCATCGAAAATATTGATCATTTGCGAACCGCTCCCAAGTTGGTAGTTGGTATCGTGGTGGATCAGATGCGTTACGATTATTTAACATTGTTTTGGAACCATTATGGAGATGATGGTTTTAAAAGATTGGTCAACAAAGGTTTTAACTGTAAAAACAATCATTTTAATTATGCGCCAACAAGTACGGGGCCTGGTCATACTTCGGTATATACGGGCACAACCCCTTCTTCTCACGGGATAATAGGGAACAATTGGTACGACAAGGAAATGAATGCTGAAGTATATTGCGCATCTGACGATGACTATAAGTCCATTGGAACAACTTCGGATGCCGGAAAAATGTCACCTCACAGGATGACGGTCACCACCGTAACCGATCAATTGAAGTTGCACTATCAGATGCGAAGTAAGACTATTGCTATTGCCTTAAAAGATAGGGGAGCTGTATTACCCGGTGGTCATACCGCAAATGCTGCATATTGGTTTCACGGGGCTAATGAGGGAAACTGGATTACCAGTAGTTTTTATATGAATGAATTGCCGAAATGGGTAAATGATTTTAATAGTTCGAACGCAGCAGAGCAATATAAAAAACCATGGACTACAATTGGTGATATAAACACATATCTTGAAAGTGGATTGGATAACAATAAGTATGAAGGATTATTTGATGGGCAAACGGCTCCAACCTTTCCACATGATTTACCTTCTTTATGGAATACCAATGGTAAATATGATATAATTAAGGCAACTCCCTATGGGAATAGCATCACAGCAGATTTTGCTATTGCTGCTATTGATGGTGAAAACCTTGGGTCAGACTTAATTCCTGATTTTCTTGCGGTTAGTTTTTCTAGCACTGATTATGTGGGGCACAAGTACGGCGTAAATTCAAAAGAAATTCAGGACACCTATATTAGATTAGATAGAGATTTAACACGACTTTTTAAAGCTTTGGATAAAAAAGTGGGGGAAAATGAATATACAGTTTTTCTTACTGCAGATCATGCGGCGATACATGTACCTGCTTATCTTAAAGATCAAAGAATCCCCGCTGGTTATCACGATTGGGATGCTTTAAGGGCAGGTTTGGATGAGTTTTTGAAATATAAATATGGTACAGTTGATTTAATCAAGAATGTTTCAAATTATCAGGTGTTCCTAGATCATGACGTAATTGATAATTTAGATATGCAGATTGCCGAAGTACAAAATGAGATAGCTAGTGAGCTTATTAAAAACAAGGATATGGACCGAGTATATACAGGGCAGCAAATGTGGCAAAATGAATATACTCAAGGCATCCCCTATATTCTACAGAACGGCTATAACCAAAAGCGTTCTGGAGATGTTCTTATGGTACTGAAACCTGGAGTAATTAGTTATTCGATTACGGGTTCTACCCATGGTTCTCCTCAAATTTATGATACCCATTCTCCATTGATTTTTTATGGAAAAGGAATTCGAAGAGGGAGCACAGTGGAGCGTACAGAAATTCCTGATATTGCACCAACCATTTCTAGCTTGCTAGGTATAGCTTTTCCTAGCGGTTCTACGGGAAAACCAATTTCTAAAGTGATAAAATAA